TCGCGTTCGCCGCTCGCGCCAGCTCGAGCGCGGTTGCGTCGAGCGGCGCGGCACGGCAATCGCCGCGCAGCGGGCAGCGCAGACACTTCGGCGCTCGTGCCGTGCAGAGCAACGCTCCCAGATCCATCAACGCCGAGTTCCAATCGTGGGCGCGATCGCGCGGCACGAGCGAGCGCGCGCGCTCGTCGAGCTGCGCGGCGGCCGCCGCGCGCGGATGTTCGATTCCGAAGAAAAGCCGGTGGACGATGCGCCGGACGTTCGTATCGACGGGCGCGTCGTCGAGGTTGAACGCAAAGGTGCGAATCGCTGCGAGCGTGTACGGTCCCACGCCCGGCAGAGATCGCAAGGCCGCCGCGCCGCTAGGCAGTGCCCCGCCGTGGTCGTCGACGACCGCACGTGCAAGGCGGTGTAAGCGAACGGCCCGCGAGTTGTAGCCGAGTCCCTTCCACTCGCGCAAAACATCGGCCAGCGGCGCGTTGGCGAGCGAGGCGAAGTCTGGGAAGCGTTCGACGAAGGCTTCGAACCTCGGCACGACGCGGTCGACCTGCGTCTGAGCGAGCATGAACTCGCTCACGAGCGTGCGGTAGGGGCTGCGCACCGTTCGCCAGGGCAGCGACGCGCGGCCGTGGTCGCCAAACCACCGCAAAAGTCGCATCCGGAGCCCCGCCGCCGAGGCCGTCGTCGCCATGGTTGCCTGCGCTTCGCCGTTTTTGTGGGGAACGCTCCCATTTGGGCGAAGCCATAGGTCATGAGTACGCCACGTCAATTTGATGCCGTCGTCATCGGTGCCGGCCCCGGCGGCTACCACGTTGCGATTCGGCTCGGACAGCTGGGCAAGAAGGTTCTCTGCGTCGACCGCGACGAGATCGGCGGCGTTTGTTTGAACTGGGGATGCATCCCGACAAAAGCGCTGCTTCACGTCGGCGAAGTCATCCGCCACATCGAACGCGCCGATGCGCTCGGTTTGACGGTCGCGAAGCCCGAAGTCAGCCCGCAAGGCGTCGCGAAGTTCAAAAACGAGGTCGTCGCCGCGAACGTCGGCGGCGTCAAGACGCTTTTCAAAGCCAACGGGGTCGAGTTCGTTCGTGGTGAGGCTTCCTTTACGTCGCCGACTGAGATCGTCGTCAAACGCGACGGCGGTCAAAGCGAGAGCGTAAAAGCCGAATACGTCGTCGTCGCGACCGGCTCCGCGCCGGTAGACGTGAAGGCGTGGCCGCGCGACGGCAAAGTCGTGATCAACTCCGACGACGCCGTCAAGCTCGAGCGGGTCCCCAAGAAGCTGCTCGTCATCGGCGGCGGCGTGATCGGCCTGGAGTTTGCGACGGTCTACGGCCGCTTGGGCGCGGAGGTTCTGGTCGTCGAAATGATGCCGCAGATTCTCACCGGCACCGATCTCGAAATCGGCAAGACGCTCGGACGCATCCTCAAAAAGCAGGGCATCGAGATCATGCTGAACACGAAGGTCATCGCGCTGGAACGCAAAGGCGATACGGTGAAAGCGACGTTCAACGGCGAAGGCACGAACGGCAAAGACGAGACGCGCGAGTTCGATATGGCGCTCGTAGCCGTCGGCAGGCGTCCGGTTACCGATAACCTCAATCTCGCCGCGGCCGGGCTCTCGACCGACGACAAAGGCTTCCTCGCGACCGATCAGCAGCAGCGAACGAAGGTGCGCAGCGTCTTCGCGATCGGCGACGTTACCGGCGCGCCGCTGCTCGCGCATCGCGCGATGAAACAGGGCGTGGTGGCGGCGGAGGTGATCTCCGGCGACAAGTCCGCCGCCTTCGATCCGGTCGCCGTTCCGAACTGCGTCTACACCGATCCCGAAGTCGCGACGGTCGGCCTCTCCGAAGAAGAGGCGAAAGCCGCCGGCCACGAGGTCCGCATCGGAAAGTTCCCGCTCGCGGCGAGCGGCCGCGCGCGGACGATGAACGAGAGCGAAGGTTTGCTCAAGCTCGTCGGCGACGCGAAGAGCGATCTGCTCTTGGGGATGCACATCGTCGCGCCGCAGGCCGAGTCGCTGATCGGCGAAGGCGTCATCGCGCTCGAGATGGGCGCGACGCTCGAAGACGTGGGGCTCTCGGTGCACCCGCACCCGACGCTGACCGAAGGCATCATGGATGCCGCCGAAGCCTCGCACGGCAAAGCGATTCACATCGTCAATCCCAAGCCGAAGACACCGGTGGCCGCAAGGTGAGCGCCGCGCGGCTGCTCGATCTCGGCCTGCGCCCTTACCGCGAAGTGTGGGCGCTGCAGCGGCGCTTGCACGAGGCCGTCCGAGATGGGCGCGAACCCGACACGTGGATCCTCGTCGAGCATCAGCCGGTCGTCACGCTCGGACGCCAAGCGAAGCGCGAAAATCTGTTGCTCTCGCCCGAAGCCCTGGCCGCCCGCGGAGTCGATCTCGTCGAGATCGAGCGCGGCGGCGACGTCACCTATCACGGCCCGGGGCAGCTGGTCGTGTATCCAATTCGGCGGCTCGAACGGTTTCGGGAAGTGGTGCCGTTAGTGAGATCTCTGGAAGGCGCGGTCATCGAGTGCTGCGCGCGGTTCGGCGTCACGGGCATTCGTTGGAGCGAACACGCCGGCGTTTGGGTAGGGAATAAGAGCATCTGCGCGATTGGCCTCGCGGTCCAAAAGATGGTTTCGCTGCACGGGCTCGCGCTCAACGTTGCGACGGACCTCGACTACGATGGTCTGATCAATCCGTGCGGGTTGAGCGATCGCGGCATCACCTCGCTCTGCGCGGAGACGGGACGCCCGGTGACGGTGGACGAGGCGAAGCCCGTGCTGCTCCAAGCGTTGTCGCATACGTTCGGCGTCTCGTTCGTCGAGGAGCGGCTGGTAGCGTGATCCAGGTCGATTTGGTGAGGAAGCCGTCGTGGCTGCGGGTCTCGCTGCCGAGCGGACCCGACTACGAGCGCGTGAAGGCGCGGGTCAACGAGCTGTCGCTTCATACGGTCTGCAAGGAAGCAGCCTGCCCGAACATGGCGGAGTGCTGGGGCGCCGGGACCGCAACGATCATGATTCTAGGCGACCTCTGCACCCGCGGCTGCCGGTTCTGCAACGTAAAGACGGGCAACCCGCGCGGTGAGGTCGACTGGCTGGAGCCGGTCCGCGTCGCCGAAGCCGTGCGCGACCTCGGCTGGAAGTACCTGGTCGTTACCGCGGTCGATCGCGACGATCTCGCCGACGGCGGCGCGCTGATCTTCGCCAACACCGTGCGCGCCATCCACGAGCGCGTGCCGGGGGCGCGCGTCGAGATCCTCAGCGGCGACTACCGCGGCGACCTACGAGCCGTCGACATCGTCGTCGACGCCAAGCCCGACGTCTTCGCGCACAATCTCGAGACGGTCCGGCGCCTCACGCCGCACGTACGCGACAAGCGCGCGAGCTACGATCAATCGCTGCGCGTCCTCGCGCACGTCAAATCGAAGGCCCCCGAACGCTACACGAAGACCTCGATCATGATCGGGCTCGGCGAACGGCTCGACGAGATCGAGACCGCGATGGACGATGCGCGCGGGGCCGGCGTCGACATCTTCACGATCGGCCAGTACCTGCAGCCGTCGAAGAAACATCTTCCGGTCGTCGAGTTCGTAACGCCGGAGGTCTTCAAGCAACTAGGCGATCTGGGCGCGAGCAAGGGTTTCCACCAGGTCGTCTCGAGCCCGCTCTCGCGTAGCTCGTATCACGCAGAACAAGCATTCTAACCCTTCGACGGGCTCAGGGTGACAATGTTACAACGAGGCGCAACCGTCCGTAATCGCCCCTGGTTGGTACGGCTAGCGTGACGAAGGTATTCCTAACCCGGCCGGTCCTGGCGGC
The nucleotide sequence above comes from Candidatus Cybelea sp.. Encoded proteins:
- the lpdA gene encoding dihydrolipoyl dehydrogenase, whose translation is MSTPRQFDAVVIGAGPGGYHVAIRLGQLGKKVLCVDRDEIGGVCLNWGCIPTKALLHVGEVIRHIERADALGLTVAKPEVSPQGVAKFKNEVVAANVGGVKTLFKANGVEFVRGEASFTSPTEIVVKRDGGQSESVKAEYVVVATGSAPVDVKAWPRDGKVVINSDDAVKLERVPKKLLVIGGGVIGLEFATVYGRLGAEVLVVEMMPQILTGTDLEIGKTLGRILKKQGIEIMLNTKVIALERKGDTVKATFNGEGTNGKDETREFDMALVAVGRRPVTDNLNLAAAGLSTDDKGFLATDQQQRTKVRSVFAIGDVTGAPLLAHRAMKQGVVAAEVISGDKSAAFDPVAVPNCVYTDPEVATVGLSEEEAKAAGHEVRIGKFPLAASGRARTMNESEGLLKLVGDAKSDLLLGMHIVAPQAESLIGEGVIALEMGATLEDVGLSVHPHPTLTEGIMDAAEASHGKAIHIVNPKPKTPVAAR
- the lipB gene encoding lipoyl(octanoyl) transferase LipB, producing the protein MSAARLLDLGLRPYREVWALQRRLHEAVRDGREPDTWILVEHQPVVTLGRQAKRENLLLSPEALAARGVDLVEIERGGDVTYHGPGQLVVYPIRRLERFREVVPLVRSLEGAVIECCARFGVTGIRWSEHAGVWVGNKSICAIGLAVQKMVSLHGLALNVATDLDYDGLINPCGLSDRGITSLCAETGRPVTVDEAKPVLLQALSHTFGVSFVEERLVA
- the lipA gene encoding lipoyl synthase, whose amino-acid sequence is MIQVDLVRKPSWLRVSLPSGPDYERVKARVNELSLHTVCKEAACPNMAECWGAGTATIMILGDLCTRGCRFCNVKTGNPRGEVDWLEPVRVAEAVRDLGWKYLVVTAVDRDDLADGGALIFANTVRAIHERVPGARVEILSGDYRGDLRAVDIVVDAKPDVFAHNLETVRRLTPHVRDKRASYDQSLRVLAHVKSKAPERYTKTSIMIGLGERLDEIETAMDDARGAGVDIFTIGQYLQPSKKHLPVVEFVTPEVFKQLGDLGASKGFHQVVSSPLSRSSYHAEQAF